In a genomic window of Lepisosteus oculatus isolate fLepOcu1 chromosome 5, fLepOcu1.hap2, whole genome shotgun sequence:
- the LOC102694926 gene encoding sodium- and chloride-dependent GABA transporter 2-like, with protein MDGDLQTGTRREPPVQGTRLVQKGQKIQERGQWANKREFILAVAGQIVGLGNVWRFPYLCYRNGGGAFLIPYVLFLFTCGIPLFLLETALGQYTSQGGITCWRKICPLFEGIGLCTVVRMVCGCTVYIIILAWAFFYLFSSFSSELPWASCGNTWNTDSCVEFDKQNLTSNWTDSEKTTSAVMEFWNRRVLGISSGIDEVGNLRWELGLCLLMAWIICYFSVWKGVRSTGKVVYFTATFPYVMLVVLLVRGLTLPGAADGLVFYLYPDVTRLTDPQVWMDAAKQVFSSYSLCGGMLTSLGSYNKYSNNCYKDSFYLCLLNSATSFVAGFAIFSVLGFMAYEQGVDISQVAESGPGLVFIAYPRAVAMMPLSQLWSACFFIMVLLLGMDTEFVGIETVMTGIVDLFPMVLRRGYRQELLLLLFCVVCFLLGLLMVTEGGLYVFLLVDYYGSNGACILFVAIFQSICIGWVYGADLFCANIEDMTGYRPLSAFWYCWRYITPAVCTGIFIFSLVRYTPLMFNNTYVYPDWAYVIGWLLGISSVIGVPLVMLYKLTSSTGSLHQRLHLLCSHAQDLPLSQKQKQSCDPLSSDSSALLSSREKRLKSEGSPGAPIPAASIC; from the exons ATGGACGGGGATCTTCAGACAGGAACTCGGCGTGAGCCCCCAGTCCAGGGGACCAGGCTGGTGCAGAAGGGGCAGAAGATCCAGGAGAGGGGCCAGTGGGCAAACAAGAGGGAGTTCATCTTGGCTGTTGCTGGACAGATTGTTGGTTTGGGCAACGTGTGGAGGTTCCCCTACCTGTGCTACAGAAATGGGGGAG GTGCCTTCCTCATCCCCTACGTCCTGTTCCTGTTTACCTGTGGAATCCCCCTGTTCCTGCTGGAGACGGCTCTGGGGCAGTACACCAGCCAGGGGGGCATCACCTGCTGGAGGAAGATCTGCCCCCTGTTTGAGG GCATTGGCTTATGTACTGTCGTGAGAATGGTCTGTGGCTGCACTGTTTATATCATCATCCTGGCCTGGGCCTTCTTCTACCTGTTCTCCTCCTTCAGCTCTGAGCTGCCCTGGGCCAGCTGTGGAAACACCTGGAACACAG attcctgtgtggagtttgacaAGCAGAATCTCACTTCCAACTGGACAGATTCAGAAAAGACCACCTCTGCTGTAATGGAGTTCTGGAA CAGGAGGGTGCTGGGTATCTCCAGTGGGATCGATGAGGTGGGCAATCTGAGATGGGAGCTGGGACTGTGTCTCCTTATGGCCTGGATCATCTGTTACTTTTCTGTTTGGAAGGGAGTGAGGTCCACAGGGAAG GTCGTGTATTTCACAGCCACTTTCCCCTATGTGATGCTGGTGGTGCTGCTGGTCCGAGGACTCACCCTGCCTGGAGCTGCTGATGGGCTGGTCTTCTACCTCTACCCTGATGTAACTCGGCTCACTGACCCTCAG GTGTGGATGGATGCAGCAAAACAAGTGTTTTCCTCTTACAGTCTCTGTGGAGGAATGTTGACGTCTCTGGGCAGCTACAACAAATATAGTAACAATTGTTACAA GGACTCCTTCTACCTGTGCCTCCTCAACAGCGCTACCAGCTTTGTGGCTGGATTTGCCATCTTCTCTGTGTTGGGCTTCATGGCATATGAGCAGGGAGTGGACATTTCGCAGGTGGCCGAGTCTG GTCCTGGCCTGGTGTTTATTGCATATCCGAGAGCGGTGGCCATGATGCCTCTGTCTCAGCTGTGGTCTGCCTGCTTCTTCATCATGGTCCTCCTGCTGGGAATGGACACAGAG TTTGTGGGCATTGAAACGGTGATGACAGGCATTGTGGATTTGTTCCCTATGGTGCTGAGGAGAGGATACCGGCAGgagctcctcctgctcctcttcTGTGTGGTCTGCTTCCTGCTCGGGCTCCTCATGGTCACTGAG GGTGGCCTGTATGTCTTCCTGCTGGTTGATTACTATGGCAGCAATGGGGCCtgcattttgtttgttgccATATTTCAGAGCATCTGCATTGGATGGGTGTACG GAGCTGATCTCTTCTGTGCCAACATTGAGGACATGACTGGCTATCGGCCTTTGTCTGCATTTTGGTACTGTTGGCGCTACATCACTCCAGCTGTGTGCACT GGCATCTTCATCTTCTCGCTGGTCAGGTACACCCCACTGATGTTCAACAACACCTATGTTTATCCAGACTGGGCGTATGTCATAGGGTGGCTTTTGGGTATCTCCTCTGTCATTGGTGTCCCTCTGGTCATGCTGTATAAGCTCACCTCATCAACAGGGTCACTACACCAG CGTTTGCACCTGCTGTGTAGCCATGCCCAGGACCTGCCTCTCAGCCAGAAGCAGAAACAGAGCTGTGATCCTCTGAGCTCAGACTCCAGTGCTCTGTTGAGTTCAAGAGAGAAACGGCTAAAGAGTGAAGGGAGCCCTGGAGCTCCAATCCCAGCAGCCTCTATCTGTTAA
- the LOC138239218 gene encoding sodium- and chloride-dependent GABA transporter 2-like isoform X1, translated as MDGDLQAEAQHEPSVQGSRLEQKGQKIQERGQWANKREFILAVSGQIVGLGNIWRFPYLCYKNGGGVFLIPYVLFLFICGLPLFLLETALGQYTSQGGITCWRKICPLFEGIGFCTVVIMIYNVIVYIIIQAWAFFYLFSSFSSELPWASCRNTWNTDSCVEFDKQNLTSNWTDGEKTTSAVMEFWNRRVLGISGGIDEVGSLRWELALCLLLAWIICYFSVWKGVKSTGKVVYVTATFPYVMLVVLLVRGLTLPGAADGLVFYLYPDVTRLTDPQVWMEAGTQIFFSYSVCAGLLIALSSYNKYNNNCYRDSFYLCLLNSTTSFVAGFAIFSVLGFMAHEQGVDISLVAESGPGLAFIAYPKAVAMMPLPQLWATCFFIMIILLGLDTQFVGIETVMTAIVDLFPAVFQRGYRRELLLLLFCVVCFLLGLLMVTEGGIYIFHLLDYYACSGACIFFVAIFQTICIGWVYGADLLYTNIEDMIGYRPLAAFRYCWLYITPAVCTCIFIFSLVKYTPLKFNNTYVYPDWAYVLGWLFVLSSVTCVPLVMLYKLTRTAGALHQRLHLLCSHAQDLPLSQKQKQSCDPVTSDSSALLSCREKQLKSEGSLEAPIPAASVC; from the exons ATGGACGGGGATCTGCAGGCAGAAGCTCAACATGAGCCCTCAGTCCAGGGGAGCAGGCTGGAGCAGAAGGGGCAGAAGATCCAGGAGAGGGGCCAGTGGGCAAACAAGAGGGAGTTCATCTTGGCTGTTTCTGGACAGATTGTTGGTTTGGGCAACATTTGGAGGTTCCCGTACCTGTGCTACAAAAACGGGGGAG GTGTCTTCCTCATCCCCTATGTCCTGTTCCTGTTTATCTGCGGACTCCCCCTGTTCCTGCTGGAGACAGCTCTGGGGCAGTACACCAGCCAGGGGGGCATCACCTGCTGGAGGAAGATCTGCCCCCTGTTTGAAG GAATTGGCTTTTGCACCGTGGTGATCATGATCTACAATGTCATTGTTTACATCATCATCCAGGCCTGGGCCTTCTTCTACCTGTTCTCCTCCTTCAGCTCTGAGCTGCCCTGGGCCAGCTGCAGAAACACCTGGAACACAG attcctgtgtggagtttgacaAGCAGAATCTCACTTCCAACTGGACAGATGGAGAAAAGACCACCTCTGCTGTAATGGAGTTCTGGAA CAGGAGGGTGCTGGGTATCTCTGGTGGGATCGATGAGGTGGGCAGTCTGAGATGGGAACTGgccctgtgtctcctgctggcCTGGATCATCTGTTACTTTTCTGtctggaagggagtgaagtcCACTGGGAAG GTGGTGTACGTCACAGCCACTTTCCCCTATGTGATGCTGGTGGTGCTGCTGGTCCGAGGACTCACCCTGCCTGGAGCTGCTGATGGACTGGTCTTCTACCTCTACCCTGATGTAACACGGCTCACTGACCCACAG GTATGGATGGAAGCAGGGACACAGATTTTCTTCTCTTACAGTGTTTGTGCAGGACTGCTAATAGCACTCAGCAGTTACaataaatacaacaataactGCTACAG GGACTCCTTCTACCTGTGCCTCCTCAACAGCACTACCAGCTTTGTGGCTGGATTTGCCATCTTCTCTGTGCTGGGCTTCATGGCGCACGAGCAGGGAGTGGACATCTCGCTGGTGGCCGAGTCTG GTCCTGGCCTGGCATTCATTGCATATCCAAAAGCAGTGGCCATGATGCCTCTTCCCCAGCTCTGGGCCACCTGCTTCTTCATCATGATCATCCTGTTGGGACTGGACACACAG TTTGTGGGCATTGAAACCGTGATGACGGCCATCGTGGATTTGTTTCCTGCAGTGTTCCAGAGAGGATACCGGCGGGAGCTCCTTCTGCTCCTCTTCTGTGTAGTTTGTTTCCTACTCGGCCTCCTCATGGTCACTGAG GGTGGAATATACATTTTCCATTTGCTTGATTACTATGCTTGCAGTGGGGCCTGCATATTCTTTGTTGCCATATTTCAGACCATTTGTATCGGATGGGTATATG GAGCTGATCTGTTATATACCAACATTGAGGACATGATTGGCTATCGGCCTTTAGCTGCATTTCGATACTGCTGGCTCTACATCACTCCAGCTGTGTGCACT TGCATCTTCATCTTCTCCCTGGTCAAGTACACCCCACTGAAGTTCAACAACACCTATGTGTATCCAGATTGGGCGTATGTCCTGGGCTGGCTCTTTGTCCTCTCCTCTGTCACCTGTGTGCCTCTGGTCATGCTGTATAAACTCACAAGGACTGCAGGGGCACTACACCAG CGTTTGCACCTGCTGTGTAGCCATGCCCAGGACCTGCCTCTCAGCCAGAAGCAGAAACAGAGCTGTGATCCTGTGACCTCAGACTCCAGCGCTCTGTTGAGTTGTAGGGAGAAACAGCTGAAGAGTGAAGGGAGCCTTGAAGCTCCAATCCCAGCAGCCTCTGTCTGTTAA
- the LOC138239218 gene encoding sodium- and chloride-dependent GABA transporter 2-like isoform X2, protein MDGDLQAEAQHEPSVQGSRLEQKGQKIQERGQWANKREFILAVSGQIVGLGNIWRFPYLCYKNGGGVFLIPYVLFLFICGLPLFLLETALGQYTSQGGITCWRKICPLFEGIGFCTVVIMIYNVIVYIIIQAWAFFYLFSSFSSELPWASCRNTWNTDSCVEFDKQNLTSNWTDGEKTTSAVMEFWKRVLGISGGIDEVGSLRWELALCLLLAWIICYFSVWKGVKSTGKVVYVTATFPYVMLVVLLVRGLTLPGAADGLVFYLYPDVTRLTDPQVWMEAGTQIFFSYSVCAGLLIALSSYNKYNNNCYRDSFYLCLLNSTTSFVAGFAIFSVLGFMAHEQGVDISLVAESGPGLAFIAYPKAVAMMPLPQLWATCFFIMIILLGLDTQFVGIETVMTAIVDLFPAVFQRGYRRELLLLLFCVVCFLLGLLMVTEGGIYIFHLLDYYACSGACIFFVAIFQTICIGWVYGADLLYTNIEDMIGYRPLAAFRYCWLYITPAVCTCIFIFSLVKYTPLKFNNTYVYPDWAYVLGWLFVLSSVTCVPLVMLYKLTRTAGALHQRLHLLCSHAQDLPLSQKQKQSCDPVTSDSSALLSCREKQLKSEGSLEAPIPAASVC, encoded by the exons ATGGACGGGGATCTGCAGGCAGAAGCTCAACATGAGCCCTCAGTCCAGGGGAGCAGGCTGGAGCAGAAGGGGCAGAAGATCCAGGAGAGGGGCCAGTGGGCAAACAAGAGGGAGTTCATCTTGGCTGTTTCTGGACAGATTGTTGGTTTGGGCAACATTTGGAGGTTCCCGTACCTGTGCTACAAAAACGGGGGAG GTGTCTTCCTCATCCCCTATGTCCTGTTCCTGTTTATCTGCGGACTCCCCCTGTTCCTGCTGGAGACAGCTCTGGGGCAGTACACCAGCCAGGGGGGCATCACCTGCTGGAGGAAGATCTGCCCCCTGTTTGAAG GAATTGGCTTTTGCACCGTGGTGATCATGATCTACAATGTCATTGTTTACATCATCATCCAGGCCTGGGCCTTCTTCTACCTGTTCTCCTCCTTCAGCTCTGAGCTGCCCTGGGCCAGCTGCAGAAACACCTGGAACACAG attcctgtgtggagtttgacaAGCAGAATCTCACTTCCAACTGGACAGATGGAGAAAAGACCACCTCTGCTGTAATGGAGTTCTGGAA GAGGGTGCTGGGTATCTCTGGTGGGATCGATGAGGTGGGCAGTCTGAGATGGGAACTGgccctgtgtctcctgctggcCTGGATCATCTGTTACTTTTCTGtctggaagggagtgaagtcCACTGGGAAG GTGGTGTACGTCACAGCCACTTTCCCCTATGTGATGCTGGTGGTGCTGCTGGTCCGAGGACTCACCCTGCCTGGAGCTGCTGATGGACTGGTCTTCTACCTCTACCCTGATGTAACACGGCTCACTGACCCACAG GTATGGATGGAAGCAGGGACACAGATTTTCTTCTCTTACAGTGTTTGTGCAGGACTGCTAATAGCACTCAGCAGTTACaataaatacaacaataactGCTACAG GGACTCCTTCTACCTGTGCCTCCTCAACAGCACTACCAGCTTTGTGGCTGGATTTGCCATCTTCTCTGTGCTGGGCTTCATGGCGCACGAGCAGGGAGTGGACATCTCGCTGGTGGCCGAGTCTG GTCCTGGCCTGGCATTCATTGCATATCCAAAAGCAGTGGCCATGATGCCTCTTCCCCAGCTCTGGGCCACCTGCTTCTTCATCATGATCATCCTGTTGGGACTGGACACACAG TTTGTGGGCATTGAAACCGTGATGACGGCCATCGTGGATTTGTTTCCTGCAGTGTTCCAGAGAGGATACCGGCGGGAGCTCCTTCTGCTCCTCTTCTGTGTAGTTTGTTTCCTACTCGGCCTCCTCATGGTCACTGAG GGTGGAATATACATTTTCCATTTGCTTGATTACTATGCTTGCAGTGGGGCCTGCATATTCTTTGTTGCCATATTTCAGACCATTTGTATCGGATGGGTATATG GAGCTGATCTGTTATATACCAACATTGAGGACATGATTGGCTATCGGCCTTTAGCTGCATTTCGATACTGCTGGCTCTACATCACTCCAGCTGTGTGCACT TGCATCTTCATCTTCTCCCTGGTCAAGTACACCCCACTGAAGTTCAACAACACCTATGTGTATCCAGATTGGGCGTATGTCCTGGGCTGGCTCTTTGTCCTCTCCTCTGTCACCTGTGTGCCTCTGGTCATGCTGTATAAACTCACAAGGACTGCAGGGGCACTACACCAG CGTTTGCACCTGCTGTGTAGCCATGCCCAGGACCTGCCTCTCAGCCAGAAGCAGAAACAGAGCTGTGATCCTGTGACCTCAGACTCCAGCGCTCTGTTGAGTTGTAGGGAGAAACAGCTGAAGAGTGAAGGGAGCCTTGAAGCTCCAATCCCAGCAGCCTCTGTCTGTTAA
- the LOC138239218 gene encoding sodium- and chloride-dependent GABA transporter 3-like isoform X3, whose product MDGDLQAEAQHEPSVQGSRLEQKGQKIQERGQWANKREFILAVSGQIVGLGNIWRFPYLCYKNGGALGQYTSQGGITCWRKICPLFEGIGFCTVVIMIYNVIVYIIIQAWAFFYLFSSFSSELPWASCRNTWNTDSCVEFDKQNLTSNWTDGEKTTSAVMEFWNRRVLGISGGIDEVGSLRWELALCLLLAWIICYFSVWKGVKSTGKVVYVTATFPYVMLVVLLVRGLTLPGAADGLVFYLYPDVTRLTDPQVWMEAGTQIFFSYSVCAGLLIALSSYNKYNNNCYRDSFYLCLLNSTTSFVAGFAIFSVLGFMAHEQGVDISLVAESGPGLAFIAYPKAVAMMPLPQLWATCFFIMIILLGLDTQFVGIETVMTAIVDLFPAVFQRGYRRELLLLLFCVVCFLLGLLMVTEGGIYIFHLLDYYACSGACIFFVAIFQTICIGWVYGADLLYTNIEDMIGYRPLAAFRYCWLYITPAVCTCIFIFSLVKYTPLKFNNTYVYPDWAYVLGWLFVLSSVTCVPLVMLYKLTRTAGALHQRLHLLCSHAQDLPLSQKQKQSCDPVTSDSSALLSCREKQLKSEGSLEAPIPAASVC is encoded by the exons ATGGACGGGGATCTGCAGGCAGAAGCTCAACATGAGCCCTCAGTCCAGGGGAGCAGGCTGGAGCAGAAGGGGCAGAAGATCCAGGAGAGGGGCCAGTGGGCAAACAAGAGGGAGTTCATCTTGGCTGTTTCTGGACAGATTGTTGGTTTGGGCAACATTTGGAGGTTCCCGTACCTGTGCTACAAAAACGGGGGAG CTCTGGGGCAGTACACCAGCCAGGGGGGCATCACCTGCTGGAGGAAGATCTGCCCCCTGTTTGAAG GAATTGGCTTTTGCACCGTGGTGATCATGATCTACAATGTCATTGTTTACATCATCATCCAGGCCTGGGCCTTCTTCTACCTGTTCTCCTCCTTCAGCTCTGAGCTGCCCTGGGCCAGCTGCAGAAACACCTGGAACACAG attcctgtgtggagtttgacaAGCAGAATCTCACTTCCAACTGGACAGATGGAGAAAAGACCACCTCTGCTGTAATGGAGTTCTGGAA CAGGAGGGTGCTGGGTATCTCTGGTGGGATCGATGAGGTGGGCAGTCTGAGATGGGAACTGgccctgtgtctcctgctggcCTGGATCATCTGTTACTTTTCTGtctggaagggagtgaagtcCACTGGGAAG GTGGTGTACGTCACAGCCACTTTCCCCTATGTGATGCTGGTGGTGCTGCTGGTCCGAGGACTCACCCTGCCTGGAGCTGCTGATGGACTGGTCTTCTACCTCTACCCTGATGTAACACGGCTCACTGACCCACAG GTATGGATGGAAGCAGGGACACAGATTTTCTTCTCTTACAGTGTTTGTGCAGGACTGCTAATAGCACTCAGCAGTTACaataaatacaacaataactGCTACAG GGACTCCTTCTACCTGTGCCTCCTCAACAGCACTACCAGCTTTGTGGCTGGATTTGCCATCTTCTCTGTGCTGGGCTTCATGGCGCACGAGCAGGGAGTGGACATCTCGCTGGTGGCCGAGTCTG GTCCTGGCCTGGCATTCATTGCATATCCAAAAGCAGTGGCCATGATGCCTCTTCCCCAGCTCTGGGCCACCTGCTTCTTCATCATGATCATCCTGTTGGGACTGGACACACAG TTTGTGGGCATTGAAACCGTGATGACGGCCATCGTGGATTTGTTTCCTGCAGTGTTCCAGAGAGGATACCGGCGGGAGCTCCTTCTGCTCCTCTTCTGTGTAGTTTGTTTCCTACTCGGCCTCCTCATGGTCACTGAG GGTGGAATATACATTTTCCATTTGCTTGATTACTATGCTTGCAGTGGGGCCTGCATATTCTTTGTTGCCATATTTCAGACCATTTGTATCGGATGGGTATATG GAGCTGATCTGTTATATACCAACATTGAGGACATGATTGGCTATCGGCCTTTAGCTGCATTTCGATACTGCTGGCTCTACATCACTCCAGCTGTGTGCACT TGCATCTTCATCTTCTCCCTGGTCAAGTACACCCCACTGAAGTTCAACAACACCTATGTGTATCCAGATTGGGCGTATGTCCTGGGCTGGCTCTTTGTCCTCTCCTCTGTCACCTGTGTGCCTCTGGTCATGCTGTATAAACTCACAAGGACTGCAGGGGCACTACACCAG CGTTTGCACCTGCTGTGTAGCCATGCCCAGGACCTGCCTCTCAGCCAGAAGCAGAAACAGAGCTGTGATCCTGTGACCTCAGACTCCAGCGCTCTGTTGAGTTGTAGGGAGAAACAGCTGAAGAGTGAAGGGAGCCTTGAAGCTCCAATCCCAGCAGCCTCTGTCTGTTAA
- the LOC138239218 gene encoding sodium- and chloride-dependent GABA transporter 2-like isoform X4, whose product MSPQSRGAGWSRRGRRSRRGASGQTRGSSSWLFLDRLLVWATFGGSRTCATKTGELWGSTPARGASPAGGRSAPCLKAWAFFYLFSSFSSELPWASCRNTWNTDSCVEFDKQNLTSNWTDGEKTTSAVMEFWNRRVLGISGGIDEVGSLRWELALCLLLAWIICYFSVWKGVKSTGKVVYVTATFPYVMLVVLLVRGLTLPGAADGLVFYLYPDVTRLTDPQVWMEAGTQIFFSYSVCAGLLIALSSYNKYNNNCYRDSFYLCLLNSTTSFVAGFAIFSVLGFMAHEQGVDISLVAESGPGLAFIAYPKAVAMMPLPQLWATCFFIMIILLGLDTQFVGIETVMTAIVDLFPAVFQRGYRRELLLLLFCVVCFLLGLLMVTEGGIYIFHLLDYYACSGACIFFVAIFQTICIGWVYGADLLYTNIEDMIGYRPLAAFRYCWLYITPAVCTCIFIFSLVKYTPLKFNNTYVYPDWAYVLGWLFVLSSVTCVPLVMLYKLTRTAGALHQRLHLLCSHAQDLPLSQKQKQSCDPVTSDSSALLSCREKQLKSEGSLEAPIPAASVC is encoded by the exons ATGAGCCCTCAGTCCAGGGGAGCAGGCTGGAGCAGAAGGGGCAGAAGATCCAGGAGAGGGGCCAGTGGGCAAACAAGAGGGAGTTCATCTTGGCTGTTTCTGGACAGATTGTTGGTTTGGGCAACATTTGGAGGTTCCCGTACCTGTGCTACAAAAACGGGGGAG CTCTGGGGCAGTACACCAGCCAGGGGGGCATCACCTGCTGGAGGAAGATCTGCCCCCTGTTTGAAG GCCTGGGCCTTCTTCTACCTGTTCTCCTCCTTCAGCTCTGAGCTGCCCTGGGCCAGCTGCAGAAACACCTGGAACACAG attcctgtgtggagtttgacaAGCAGAATCTCACTTCCAACTGGACAGATGGAGAAAAGACCACCTCTGCTGTAATGGAGTTCTGGAA CAGGAGGGTGCTGGGTATCTCTGGTGGGATCGATGAGGTGGGCAGTCTGAGATGGGAACTGgccctgtgtctcctgctggcCTGGATCATCTGTTACTTTTCTGtctggaagggagtgaagtcCACTGGGAAG GTGGTGTACGTCACAGCCACTTTCCCCTATGTGATGCTGGTGGTGCTGCTGGTCCGAGGACTCACCCTGCCTGGAGCTGCTGATGGACTGGTCTTCTACCTCTACCCTGATGTAACACGGCTCACTGACCCACAG GTATGGATGGAAGCAGGGACACAGATTTTCTTCTCTTACAGTGTTTGTGCAGGACTGCTAATAGCACTCAGCAGTTACaataaatacaacaataactGCTACAG GGACTCCTTCTACCTGTGCCTCCTCAACAGCACTACCAGCTTTGTGGCTGGATTTGCCATCTTCTCTGTGCTGGGCTTCATGGCGCACGAGCAGGGAGTGGACATCTCGCTGGTGGCCGAGTCTG GTCCTGGCCTGGCATTCATTGCATATCCAAAAGCAGTGGCCATGATGCCTCTTCCCCAGCTCTGGGCCACCTGCTTCTTCATCATGATCATCCTGTTGGGACTGGACACACAG TTTGTGGGCATTGAAACCGTGATGACGGCCATCGTGGATTTGTTTCCTGCAGTGTTCCAGAGAGGATACCGGCGGGAGCTCCTTCTGCTCCTCTTCTGTGTAGTTTGTTTCCTACTCGGCCTCCTCATGGTCACTGAG GGTGGAATATACATTTTCCATTTGCTTGATTACTATGCTTGCAGTGGGGCCTGCATATTCTTTGTTGCCATATTTCAGACCATTTGTATCGGATGGGTATATG GAGCTGATCTGTTATATACCAACATTGAGGACATGATTGGCTATCGGCCTTTAGCTGCATTTCGATACTGCTGGCTCTACATCACTCCAGCTGTGTGCACT TGCATCTTCATCTTCTCCCTGGTCAAGTACACCCCACTGAAGTTCAACAACACCTATGTGTATCCAGATTGGGCGTATGTCCTGGGCTGGCTCTTTGTCCTCTCCTCTGTCACCTGTGTGCCTCTGGTCATGCTGTATAAACTCACAAGGACTGCAGGGGCACTACACCAG CGTTTGCACCTGCTGTGTAGCCATGCCCAGGACCTGCCTCTCAGCCAGAAGCAGAAACAGAGCTGTGATCCTGTGACCTCAGACTCCAGCGCTCTGTTGAGTTGTAGGGAGAAACAGCTGAAGAGTGAAGGGAGCCTTGAAGCTCCAATCCCAGCAGCCTCTGTCTGTTAA